cacaccagCGTCACACCGccttcacactgacttcacaccgcttcacaccagcttcacaccgccttcacactgacttcacaccgcttcacaccagcttcacaccagcttcacaccgcttcacaccagcttcacactgcCTTCACACcgcttcacaccagcttcacaccagcttcacacgccttcacaccagcttcacactgacttcacaccgcttcacaccagcttcacactgacttcacaccgcttcacaccagcttcacaccagcttcacactgacttcaAACAGCCGTGCCTAACACAAGTGAAGCTTGAGGAATTTTCTGCTGAGatattaatgataaataaaagtcacaGCTGATCAACCGAGTTCAATGGAATTATGAACCAAATAATCgaaattgatatttttaaaatgaaaaaaagctgaaaaaatgaaactttaaattaaatgaaacaagtTTCTGAGATTCTGAAAAAAAAGCACTTTCACCAAAAAGTAGTTtgaagaaatattaatataaattataaatcacatttaaactttcaacacccaaaattaaaaaaatatgcagACCTTCAATTatgaatttataataatatgattattattgatcGTCATAGGGATTAAACGGTTTAAACCAGatgtttcataaaataaatagaatgtTTTATTCTTAGTGATTCATTCATAACTAGTTTTATCTGAATATTTTTACATCagatttataattataatgtattgtaataatataatataaattataattatcatttgatttcatttagcTCAACACAAgctcattatttaaaaaactgttaaaaatgaaatcatcagCTGCTTTTGAATTTAAGACGTTTGAATGATATTTGAGAACCAGTGTTTAtcatattaaaatcatttaactGTTTATAACTGActattgatttaattaaatgtgttatAGACATAATTAATgatgtaattatatatattaaatcatacaATCTTATATTTAACCACATATATAAACTCTACTGTTATTACGGGTCATCATGATATTCTGTCCGGGACCTTGAGGCCGGTGTCCCGGGTCTTACTTGGGTTGGAGGGCGGAGCGGAGGAGCGTCGGATCCAGTCGTACGGGTTCCTCCTCAGCGGGGATCCGGGGGACAGCTGCCCCGCGGAGGGCAGCAGCGCTGGAGGCTGCCCGGGGAACTCCGGGGGGCTGAACCCCAGGGTGGGACCCACCGCTCCGGGCACCGTGGACGAGGCGGGACCTCCCCCGGCAGCCGCGGCcgctgcggcggcggcggcggcggccggGTGTCCGTAGTGGTGGGTGGACCAGTCGTCCCGGGTGGCcggaggaggtggggggtaGGCCGGGCTCCAGCCACCAGCGCCCGGCCCGGCCTGCTGCACCGGGTGCGGGTCGTTGCTGAGgccgtggtggtggtggtggtagccGGCGAAGTCAGAGTACTGAGGCGGGGCGGACACCGGGAAGTTCTGCGGGCTGAGCCCCGGGTGTCGGGTCACCGGGTTCTGGTGCGGGTACATGGGGGGTTCTTTGTCCAGCTGCAGGTAACTGACGTACATGGTTCCAGGTGAGGGGGGGTCCCTCTGCATACTGAGGCTCCAGCCTGTCCGTCcgctcacctgtctctcacctgtcctcagGTAGAGtgagctcctctctctctctctctctctctctctctctctctctctctctctctctctctctctctctgtctctctctctctctctctctctgtctctctctgtctctctctctctctctctctctctctctctcctctctctctctctctctctctctgtctctctctctctctctctctctctctctctctctctgtctctctctctctctctctgtctctctctctctctctctctctctctctctctctctctctctctctctgtctctctctctctctctctctctctctctctctctctctctctctctctctctctctctctctctctctctctctctcacctgtcctcagGTGGTgctccctatctctctctctctctctctctctgtctgtctgtctgtgtgtctctccctctctctctctctctctgtctctccctctctctctctctctctctctctctctctctctgtctgtctgtctgtgtctctctctctctctgtctctctctctctctctgtctgtctgtctgtgtctctctctctctctctctcctcctctctctctctcctctctctctctctctctctctctctctctctctctcacctgtcctcagtgctctctccctccctctctctctctctctctctctctctctctctctctctctctctctctctctctctctcacctgtcctctggtctcctctctctctctctctctctctctctctctccctctctctctctctctctctctctctctctctctctctctctctctctctccctctctctctctctctctctctcctctgtcctcttctcttctctctctctcctctctctctctctctctctattttcttttcctccagttcttcatcctcctcttcctcctccatctttttcaCATTATCTCACACACGCCatcgccctccctccctctctctctctctctctctctctctctctctctctctctccctccctccctccctccctccctctctctctcccctccctccctccctctcccctccctccctccctcccctctcttctctctctctctctccctctctctctcttcctctctctctctgtccctctctctctctctctctcctctctccctccctccctccctccctccctccctctctcctcccttccttcctctctctctctctctccctccctccctccctctccctccctccctccatccctccctctctcctctctctctctctccctccctctctctctctccctccctctctccctccctccctccctctctccctgcagtcTCTTCTCTTCGGCCTCATTTGCATgacagtctgctgctgcacttcaGAGATAGGATGAAAGGATAAGAGTCAAACTGTAAAGTGACAGTAAAGAGACGAACATCAGTGACCTATTagtattattatgttattactATGTTATCATTATATCAAAAAGATAATC
The Hippoglossus stenolepis isolate QCI-W04-F060 chromosome 15, HSTE1.2, whole genome shotgun sequence DNA segment above includes these coding regions:
- the cdx1b gene encoding homeobox protein CDX-1b, with translation MQRDPPSPGTMYVSYLQLDKEPPMYPHQNPVTRHPGLSPQNFPVSAPPQYSDFAGYHHHHHGLSNDPHPVQQAGPGAGGWSPAYPPPPPATRDDWSTHHYGHPAAAAAAAAAAAAGGGPASSTVPGAVGPTLGFSPPEFPGQPPALLPSAGQLSPGSPLRRNPYDWIRRSSAPPSNPNGKTRTKDKYRVVYTDHQRLELEKEFHYSRYITIRRKAELATALSLSERQVKIWFQNRRAKERKINKKKLQQPASSTTTPTPPNGSNGSGGGGGGGLHRNGGSSVPMVTSSSGLVSPSSLPLNIKEEY